GCTGCCACAGGGCCACTTCCCCACCCCGCATCCCTGCCTTAGGTATGGCCGTGAGCAGGGTGTATTATCGGTTACTTTTGAGGAGATGGACCAGTGCTGGGTTCATGGTTGGactccatgatcttaaaggtctttaccaacctaaacagttctatgagtctatgatcACCCCCACCCAGCTCAGTGGTCCCTATGGATGCTGGCAGCTGCACTGCCAGTCCCTGATCTACAGCAGGACCTTTTCCAGGGCCAAAGAGGTGGTGGGAAGAGTTAATTTGAGGTAATTGTTATTCCTTTCTTATCAGCATCCCTTGTTCAGCACTCTCCCATTGGAAACACACTTCCTATGACCCTGGCCCTGTCCCAGAAGGGTCGTTGCCCCTTGGACGTCACCAGTCACCAACTGACAAAGTGACTGCAGCGACAAGTtcctgcaggggctgggaggtggtgcagggaggaaaaggaccttGGAAGGGTGAGATTTATGGGTGGCTTGTTAGCTGGCTATGGAAAGCAATGCTGTGCACATGTAGCATATGTTGGGTGTCCCCTTtgcccactgctgcagccagctctgtttAGCGCGGAGGGGGTTCCTCTGTTTCTCTGGAAGGAGGAGGACGGCAGCAAAGAGAGGAGATGCGGGGCTCAGCCTCCCATATTTTGCAAGGGCATCAATATATTGTATCCAGGCTCCTGGCTCAAACCACACTGGGCAAaactggagcagagcagaaaagcaatAGCAAGGACAGGAGCAAATCCTTCCCTTGGGCCTCATCGCAATGGAGGGGTCCTGAACACCCTCCCAACCTCCTTGATGTGAGGAACCCAAAATCATTAGTGCCtgaggatgctgcagctccaggctAGTGCAGAGAGGACCTCCCTACCTCGTGCCCACAGTCCCTTTGCACAGCAGTAGCCTGGCCCCGAATTAGGGCTGCTGTTTACCGAGCACAGGTCTGATTCCCACTCGCATCTTATTCCTGCAAGAGGCTGCTTTCCTGGAACTGATGCCTTTGCCTGATCCTTGCTAAGGTGCCCAGAAACCTGACAACTGGGATGCtcataaataaaaaggcatgtgaatgctttcagaaaaaaacatctagTGGATTTTTCCACTCCATGCTCTCTGGACCTTTCCCTAGGAGAGCTCACTAAATGTGGATGCTGTTACCCACCCCAGTCCCCTGTGGGGTTACAAACACAGTCTTTGCCCCGTAGGATCACATTAAGAGTCTGGAAAGGGCACAGCATGCAGCATGACACAGTcttggagctgctgcttccccctgcGTTAGCAACCCCCCCGCTaacacagcccagccccagcccctgtccCCCAAAGGCTCCCACTGGCCCAAGCCACATGCCAAAATGCCAGGGACGTCAAGGGGGCCAGGACATCCCCAGCAGTGCCCGAGGGCAGGTGGGAGCGTGCCAGGGGAAGAGCTGCTCTCCACCTGCCAGACAcactgcagcctctgcccacTGCCACCACTAACCCCAACCACCTCGGTAAACCAGCCTGACCAGCAGCTGGGGTAAAAATTAATCCGACAATGCCCTCTGATGGTGGAAAGGATGGCTGGAGTGGACAGTGCGGAGCCCCTGGGAACAGCAGTATCCCCACAGACTTCATCCTGGGCATGACTGGGGTGACTGGGGGCACGCAGGgacaaagcagagctgcaggagtgATGCTGCGGGGAAGGGACAGCTTTCAGCTATGGGCACTGCCTGGCTTTGCTCTCCAGTGGCACCAAGGGCTGGGCTCGGATCTGCAGATGCCCAGGCTGGATCTGCACCCACgccagcagtgccagcacctGCCAGGATATGCCTCGCTCAGGGCAGGGTCTGGCCCCATGGCCAAGCTGGCAGATGGGGAAGAGAGCTCCTGCccttgcccaccccagccccagagggatgctgtgctgcaggagggggtACGCCAAGCTGCTGACCCCTGGCTAACGATGTGCTTAGTCAGTTTGATGGATCTGTCTGGGCTCTCTGTTAATAAACAGCATCTGACCTGAGCTGTCTCAGAGCTGTACGGAGTCATCTTTATGCACACGAGCTACCAGTAGCTAACAGGGaccatccctcctcctccagatAACACATCGGCACATCCTGCCCCTGCTGTCTCATGCTGTGGGGAagggatgctggtggcagcaTCATTGCTATGCTAGCATGGATAAAGAAATTGTACTTCCATGAAGAAGCATCAACATGCCACAGTTTTGATATTGCTTTTTCCACCCCCCAGCCAGAATTATTCTCCAGCAAGAAACATTTCCCCGTCCTTCTCCTTCCCGTTGTTGGGTTGCTACTGGTTTAATCATCTTCATATATTCTTCAGAAAGCTGGTCCTTTCTTTTCAAGCTGAAAAGCCATCCTCAGTTTGATTGGATGATTATATGAACCTGGAGCATACCTGGCAGCTCTCTCCCCTCTACCTCCCCCACCCAACACCCCCACAAGGAGCAGGACAGAGcggtttgggcttttttattAGGACCAAAGCCCCTGAGATGGGCTTGTTTCCTTGTCACAGCTCCTACAGGGGACCATGCCATGGCAGGCTGAGgtacagcccccccccccccccccccgccaagaACTGCCAGGGAGGGGCAGGCCAGCAGAGACCATGGCCAGAAGCATCACCACATGTCATGCtaccacacagcagctgcagcatccaCCTGAGTAAAGGGATGAGATCTGAGTCCTGCAAGGGCATTGCTGCCAAGAGAGCAGTGGTGAGGGATGAGATGGGAAACCACATCCCAGCTACAGCTGTAATGGAAGACAAACCCGGCCCAGCTCTTCCAccctctcccaccccaaaaaacTCAGGTGCAACTGCTTTAGCTCTGCTTTTCCACCCCGCAGTCCCATTTCACACCCCTTTATACCTGCCCCCAGTACCTACACCCCTCATGTGCATCCAGCCCCTGATGCCCCAGGTCTCTGAGCCCTGTCTGCAAACTGGAGCTCTGCTAGCCATGCTGCCCCTGCACCTGCCAGGCACATCAGTCTCCACGGGCATGTTTTTCCTCCTGGCCATATTCACAGCCCTCCCTCCACCTTGCAAAAGGGCAGGTTTCTCTCAGGCTCCGCACCCGTttttcccaccccaccagtgcaTCTCCAGCCATGGGATGATGGAGACCTGAGACTGGGGCTCCGTCAGCAGGTGACAAGGGCTAATTCAGGACACTCAACCCACCTCAACCCCGATGAAGTGATCcaccctccccctccttcccacagccccaACCCAGACCTACCTTGCTCTTCTTCTTGTGCTCTGATCTGTCCTCACTGGGGCACTGCAGGAGAGCACAGGAGATATAAACCCCCTGAACTTCCCTCGTCTTACTCCACTTTTGGCTACCAAAAGCAGGCCAGGGTATAACCAACTTATTCATGTGCACACGTACCAACACGCACCTACACACACCACCCTCACACATACACACTCCAAGCAATCATGCACATCCCCATCACTGCCTGCTCCTGGCCAGCTTGCCCACAAGATCCCAGCCTGGGTGACTCCCAGGTGCTTGGTGTCCCCAGCACAACCAGCAGCTCATCCTCCTGGCAGACTTCACCGTGCTGCCTGCACGGCTGCGCTGACAGCCCTACCTGCAGGGCAGCGTGGTCAGGGCTGGCTGGGTCAGTGCTCACTGCATGGGCTGGGagccctgccaccagctgccACAGAGCCAGCACCAACCCCATGCCGTGCTGGCAGCCCTGTGGCTCCAGCAGGGACCGAGGATGCTGGGCACCTGCCGGATCAGAGCCCTGCCTGCGTGAGAAGTAGGGCAGAGCATGTCTTGGGGCAAGCATGTGCTGGGAAGCCACGGAATGAGAAATAATAAGTGTGACACGTGTCTAAGGACACACTGCCACTCAAGGAACATGCATGTAGTGTGTGGGCATGCATCCTCCTGCATGCCAAGGAGGGTGTGCAGCATGCAGAGGCAGCATCTGCAGGGAGCAAAGCAGGGCACCCGCATgcaagggctgggctgggcgcTCTGCTGAGGCAGGGAAATGTGAGCTGGGAGCTCTAGGCAGGATCCTGAGGCATAAATCAGAACAACCCAGGTGCAAGTGGAGGGCGTTCAGCAgagcccccacccccaccccacccctggcTTGGGACACAAGTGCTGGTAGGCACAGTGAGGGGCAAACGACTGTCCCAGCCTCCGCCAGCACCTCTGGTCCTCTGGCTCTGGAATTTCTGGTTTCCTCCCCATTTATTGGCCATGAATGAAGGCAAGCAATTTCAAGGTGTTTCAAGACCGATAACCCAAGAAGCCCaaagctccagctccagccccatAGGGCTGCCCCATGTCCTTGGGCTTTACCATCACCAGGATCAACACAGAACAGGGACAAACGACACCACCGTGAAAGTGAGAACAGGAAAAGCAGGCAAGGAGGCCTGCTCCTCTATCTCCTCAGCCAATTTTACCTTTCACATCAAGTTTGCAGTCTACTGAGGCTTCCCCCAAGGGGTTCACAGCTTTGCAGGTGTAGATGCCCCCATCGAAAGGGCTGGGCTTGCGGATTTCCAGGGAGCAGACACCCTGCTCGATCATCGCTATGTATTTGGGGTCTTCCCGTATCTCCATCTGATTTTTCATCCAGATGATTTTAGGCTGGAAGGCAAcaggatttgtttgtttgttaagacagggagagaaatgagaaatcTAGCTGGCTCCAAAATGCAGCCACCTCCCTCTGCCGTGACCCTGCCTGAAGCTGGTGGCCATGGTGGGATTCATAGTCAGGAGTTCGAAGAGCTAAACTTCCCATTTTTGAGCCCTAAGCACTGCTCCACAGTTCCTTCCCCagtgcagaaagaaacaagacatGGCTTGAATTAAGACCTGTCACCCATCTCCATGCTTATGCTTATGTTTATACACTCCAAACCCACTCAGAATTGCCCTCTAACCTCATCCAGCCCTAACCCAACATGACCCACTGtctcccagcacctccagccaccctgcagcatccccactGGTGGCTGCCCAGGGGGGGAACCACTGACCTGGGGGAAGCCCCGGACGCAGCAGAAGAGATGTGTGCTGTAGCCCCGGGTCGTGGTTCGGTCTGTTAGGGGCTGGGTGAACTTTGGAGGCTCCATCATGTCCCGTTGGGGGATCTTTTCTGGCTGGTAAACAgtttctaagaaaataattaagtcTAGGCTGAGGCAGAGCTTGGGCTCCTGGGCTGACCAGTACATAGTCACAGGAATTCAGCCCAAGATACCCCAAAATGTTTCTGCTCCCTCACAAAACAAGCCAGACAGCATCTAGCCCGACCCAAGGACCTGGCCttcagctcagcccagctctgtCTATAGATCCCTTCTCATCCAGCCATGTCATGTTAGTTCCCAGTctctgcaggggacagggaagaTGCCAGTCTGCAAACCATCACTGCAATGCATGCTACATGCGGCTTGCCAGATACAGGCCAGACACCTCTCTGGATCTCCTACTCCATCCCCAAAATTCAGGGCAGAGAAGTAGGAGCTGGAGATAAGCTCTGCAAGTGGCAGAGACCCCAGCTCACTATGTGCTACCATGGAGCAGGATGGAAATAGCTGGAGGGAGAATGGGGCTGAGGGATGCTGGTTTGGAGGTTTGGCCCCGAGATGGACCACTGCACGGGTGCCTTCCTCTGCTGGCCCTGAGCTGTGGGGTTAAAGCCAGGGCTGATCCTcacccctcccagctcctgctttgATTCCGTCCCAGGAATTTCCATGCCTTGATCCCACCCATGGGGCTGACCATGGCACAAGTCTTCCTTGGAGGCAAAAGGAGGTGTAGAAGGAGGGCAGAGGACCTCGCCCTcagggctgcacagcctggggacagggacctgCCTTGGCATCAGCCCAGCAGCATCACCACAACACCGAGGAAGCCCCACTAGCCCAAATGGGCATAGGACCCCTCTTGCCCATCAGCATCCCCCAACCCCTTAGCCAGAGCCTTGTCCCTACTTGTCTTCTGGATGTGGGCCACCCCAGAGGCGACAGCCGCCTTCTCGCTCAGTCCACAGGCGTTTTCCGCGAACACCCGGAATGAGTAGGTATTGCCGATGATGAGGTCGGAGATGGTGCAGCTGGTGCGGGTGCAGCGCTCCAGTGCTGTGAACCATTTctgggaggaggggagtgaAAAGAGTGGTGAGGAAAGGCAGGCTGTCCAAAGGATGTAGAAGGCATGTGGGGAGACAGGGGTGTGCAGCTGCTCCACTCCCACCAGGACATCCCCAGCACCAGGACACAGGAGTGCCCAGACTCACCCCACTCTTCTTGTCTGACTTCTGCACCCTGTAGCCCTTAATGTCGGAGTTGCCATTGTCCACTGGGGGGGTCCACTCCAGCGCCACATTAAAGCCCCACACATCCACCAGCTTCAGGTTCTGGGGGGGGCCTGGTGGCTCTGCAAACACAAACCCTCACAGGGTGGCATCCTAATTTGCTCCCCCTGCATTCTGTGCCTTGACCACCCCTTGCACCTCGCTTTTAATCTCTTATCACCCTGTTGCAGCACACGAGGGATGAGAAGCTGCAATGGGCATGGGTGGCAGAAGCCCTGcatccccaggcagaggagTTAATCTCCATGACACTGCAGAAGATCCCGTGGAAGAGGGACACCAGAATCCCCTGCCTTGTTGGTagccctgtcccatcccacccagAGCAAGAGCTATCCCCAGCCAAGGGGCAGAAATGAGCCCCAGGGTGGCCCTGCAGGGTCCCATCCCCAACCTTACCGATCACTCGAATGTCCAGGGTAGCCTTGTCCTCCGCTCCATTTACCCGCACGGCAAGCTCGTACTTGCCCGAATCGCTGCGCTGCGCGTTGCGGATGTAGAAGATGGTGTCACTCTCCAAGTTGCGGATGTTGATGCGGCTGGTGTCCAGGGGCTGGTCACCCTTGGTCCAGATCACCTCAGGCTGCGGCTTTCCCTGGAGCAACCCACGCAGGCAGGTTAGGAGCCACTTGAGCGCATGGTCCCACCACATCCTGCGGGGAAGGATGGGTGGACAGAGCCAACCTGCTTTGTCCAGGCAGCAGTGGCCTGGATCTGGCCTCTCCCATCCAGCAGTCCCCAGGGATGGAACTACAGCCGGTCCCTGCCAGTCCCACTGATGTGAAGCCATCAGGCTCCAGGGATGATGCTGGAACATGCTGGTCTCCCAGAGTCCTTATGGAGCAAGCCCAGCTTTACCTGCCCAGGGTATCTCAGGCAAAGGTGTGCTCCTGCGGTGCAGACACTGAGCCCAGGTTCCAGCCTAGCAGCAGGGGCTTGAATTCAGCATCCAGGGCAAATTCATGCctggagcacaggcagagcaggctcccagctgcttatgAGACATGGCATGGACATGTCCCTCAACTCTGGGGCAGCTTTCTGCCTCTCGCTTTCCCCTGCTTGACCAGCATGTTTCAGGACTGGTTTTCTCTATCTCAGATGCCATGATGGAGATGCTTTGGTGATGCCCCACACAGTATATGATCAGTTGAGGAGAGGACCTGCAGCCTGGCCCACCAGTTTCTGCATCACTCCCCCCATCacacagccctggggctgccctgctccaAAGGCAGCTGCTTTCCCCAGGAAGGTCcccactgctgtgctgtggggtcTTGTGGTACATGGCCAGATCCCTGCCAGGAACATGAGCTGAACAGGGCTcatgggcagaggcagcagcaataGCTAGCCCATGCCCTAGCATGTTTGGGGTGGTCCTGTTGTCACTACTAGCAACAAAAAcgcagcaggagaaaaatggGAACTAGGCAGGAACGGGAGAGATGTTCCCACCCCATCTCCCACCCTTGGCCCATGAGACATGGGGATCAGGATAAGCCAGCCCACTGTTGGCCCCAGGCATGTCACGGGGGCTAGAAAAGTCACTGCAGAAGCCAACCTGCAGAGAAAGAGCCTGGGGGAGTAACTCCCAATTCATCCACCTACCTGGAAAGGGATCATCATGTTCACAGCATCCCCAACGTGCCTGACATACGTCTGCCGCAGGTGACGAGGCACACGGATCCTCGGGAGCTCTGGGGACCAGAAAGTTATGCAGTGGGGCCAAGAAAatcacagcccccagctggctGACCCACCCCATGCATCCCCCCACTTGGCCATCCAGAAATCCCACCCAGAAACACAGCCACCTCTTCCATCCCATCTCCTGGACATGCTTGCTTCCCTGCAGGGCCGTGCCAACCTACCCCATTGCCTGCACCCCAAAATTACACCCATCCTTGAGCCCCCAGGTCACCAACCCGACAGCACCACCCCGATGGACCATTCGCCTCCATTGTAGCCAGGCCACGGACACCAACATGGGCTTACCCAGAagagccacagcacagcctacACGGCAGCAAGGCAGAGGACAGCATCTCTGCgttaggaaatatttctccCCAGTTCAGAAAGCAGACGGCCCAGAGGCACACAACCCAACTTTTAACAAGGACAAGGCTCGCCAGACCTCCACCTTCGATGTGCGCTCAAGGCCATTGCAAGACCAAGATGGTGCATGGTtcctcacagcagagctgtgaaagcCCCAGGCTTAAAACGAAGGCTAACATCCCCAAGGGAACATAACAAAGATAAGCAAAAAACGCCCTGGAGAATGTTGATGGAGTCTCCTTCCCAGGGTGAAAATAGCAGCAGCCATGTAACCCTACCGGGTCGGTGCCACTGGGTGATCCTTCTGGAGAGGCATTGGGTTTACGTGAGCCACTCATAAAAAGCTGCATGTCTCTGCCTGGATTAAACGTGCCGGAGCTTAGCTCTGGGGAGGGGGCATGGTCAGAATTAACCCGGGACTGAGCAATGGCTAAACAGCTGTGAGCGTGAAACACCggcagtgggctggggagggcagggagatgcCCAGCAGTCCCAGATGGCCCCGCTGACAGCTGAGATGGTCCCtcctctgctcttgctgctaTTCATTTCGGGGATCCGTGCATCGATGCTGCCACTTGGGCTCATCAGTCTCAGCGGGGCAGAGAAACCTGACCTCGGTGGAGGAATGTTAATTCATGGGtgctttctccagctctgtGCGCCTTGCTCAGCTGGAGAGGGCTGGACAGGGTTGGTGGCCCAGGTGACGTGCTGCTGTGGGTGGAAAGGCATTTTTCCTGCTCTAGCTCCCTGCAAAATGTAACTCCCACACCAAATCTTCATCTGGTTTCTCCTTGTCTCTCTCCACTTCCCAAACCCACTCATCCCACCTGTTTCCAAACTCTCTGCAGTCTGTATCGCTGCTATTTAAAATCCCTTGTGATGCTATAAATGAACCGATAAGTACAAAATGCAGTCCCAAATAAAATGCGAAGATCAGAAGGTAACGGACAGGGCAAAGAGGAATGGAGTTGTGGACACCACACAGACCAGCACCACTGGAGTGAACACAGGGGGGCAGAGGGACACTGGGGGCTAATTTGCTCCTCAAAGCCAGGCAACGTGCACAGGGctgtatttcaaatgaaatgcaTGAGTGGGCACGTGCTGCTTGTTAATGAAGGGTTTCAgtcagtaaaaagaaaagaggggggaaGGAAACCAACCCAAACACCTCACCAGCACGGAGCAAGAGCAAGCTGTGCGTGGGTCCTTCAGCTTTTTGGGTTTTACACCTCTCAGCTGGTACACACGGTTGGGACAGAGCTcaggcagcaggggcagggggttTGAAGTGGTGGGCGCAGCGAAGGATTAGAAGTGGGAAACACAAGTTGTGTACTTGGTATCTCATACCAGTCCTCCCTGCCTCATCCTCCCTGGTCCTACAAGTTATGTTGGGATGGCTTTGAGATCTGGAGGTAAACACGGCAGCAGACGCCAACCATAAAGCCATGTTCACCTCCTCCGGGCAGACTGAGAGGACAGACCCTGCAGGACCCCTTCCAGATGCTGATAGCCTTCTCCAAGCCTTTTCCTATGAAAAGCTGATGGTTCCTGGAAATAacttttgttattattattactattttaaagcag
The window above is part of the Falco cherrug isolate bFalChe1 chromosome 16, bFalChe1.pri, whole genome shotgun sequence genome. Proteins encoded here:
- the MYBPH gene encoding myosin-binding protein H; its protein translation is MTGKTAPPATDPAPAAPKEEPVPAPAAEEPPAPEQPPAPADESASVPTPEATPAPEEGPPAPPAEPQAPAPEPKLEKPKAEPPSSPLSLAVEGVSENSVMLTWKAPEQTGQSGLDGYVVEICKDGSTDWTAVNEEPFLSTRYTIQDLNSGDKVHVRVKAVSASGASVPATLEQPVLIKEILQLPRIRVPRHLRQTYVRHVGDAVNMMIPFQGKPQPEVIWTKGDQPLDTSRINIRNLESDTIFYIRNAQRSDSGKYELAVRVNGAEDKATLDIRVIEPPGPPQNLKLVDVWGFNVALEWTPPVDNGNSDIKGYRVQKSDKKSGKWFTALERCTRTSCTISDLIIGNTYSFRVFAENACGLSEKAAVASGVAHIQKTKTVYQPEKIPQRDMMEPPKFTQPLTDRTTTRGYSTHLFCCVRGFPQPKIIWMKNQMEIREDPKYIAMIEQGVCSLEIRKPSPFDGGIYTCKAVNPLGEASVDCKLDVKVPQ